In a genomic window of Halobiforma lacisalsi AJ5:
- a CDS encoding mechanosensitive ion channel family protein yields MVRIQPAQQVQVPEWLQEPVAELLTFLPRIVGALVILFVGWIVGRLVARLVRGIADGIELDRMVLETPLGRILGGTERAISKAFGKLGKWLVYGLAVLAAANALAIPTLSEWISTAVAYLPALIAGLLVIVLGFILADFIGDVIERTRAATETAYTSWFADGARMFLYFTAIVIGLDTMGIDVGILYVFARALAWGLAAAVAIGAGVAFGWGGKDYVAENIDRWMGRASIAGSGESGTGTGGRQSTSESPGPDREPGPGPGSGAEDD; encoded by the coding sequence ATGGTACGAATTCAACCCGCACAACAGGTACAGGTCCCCGAATGGTTGCAGGAGCCGGTTGCGGAACTGCTCACGTTCCTGCCCCGGATCGTCGGAGCGCTGGTCATCCTCTTCGTCGGCTGGATCGTCGGCCGACTCGTCGCGCGACTCGTCCGCGGGATCGCCGACGGCATCGAACTCGACCGGATGGTCCTCGAGACGCCGCTCGGGCGGATACTTGGCGGCACGGAACGGGCCATCTCGAAAGCGTTCGGAAAACTCGGAAAGTGGCTGGTCTACGGCCTCGCCGTCCTCGCGGCCGCGAATGCTCTCGCGATCCCGACGCTCTCCGAGTGGATCTCGACCGCCGTCGCTTACCTGCCTGCCCTCATCGCGGGCCTGCTCGTCATCGTCCTCGGGTTCATACTGGCCGACTTCATCGGCGACGTGATCGAGCGGACCCGGGCGGCGACGGAGACGGCCTACACCAGTTGGTTCGCGGACGGCGCACGGATGTTCCTCTACTTCACGGCGATCGTCATCGGCCTCGACACGATGGGGATCGACGTGGGCATCCTGTACGTCTTCGCGCGGGCGCTGGCCTGGGGCCTGGCGGCCGCCGTCGCGATCGGTGCCGGCGTCGCCTTCGGGTGGGGCGGCAAGGACTACGTCGCCGAGAACATCGACCGCTGGATGGGTCGCGCGAGTATTGCTGGGTCCGGCGAGAGCGGAACCGGAACCGGCGGACGGCAGAGTACGAGCGAGTCCCCCGGACCCGACCGCGAACCCGGTCCCGGTCCCGGTTCGGGCGCCGAGGACGACTGA
- the dnaJ gene encoding molecular chaperone DnaJ, with the protein MSEDFYDVLGVSPDASTEEIKKAYREKATEYHPDVSDDPDAEEKFKKIQKAKKVLTDEEKRKAYDRMGHDRYEQAEKHGFDAGEGGAGGMGGDPFGGMGGGGMGGGLGDIFEQVFGGGAGRGRRRQRKGQDLRTELEIDLEEAFEGVEKQFTIERPEACDACNGEGHPPDADSRTCPECQGRGQKRQVQQTPLGRVQQTTTCRRCEGEGTIYSETCSECRGEGYVRNETTLTVEVPAGIQDGQTLRMEREGAPSPDGGPKGDLLIDVSIREHEEFEREGDDLRYRLPISFPQATFGDTVEVPTLDGAAEFEIPAGTQSGETFRLEGKGMPRLRGRGQGDLYVQVQVVTPESLNEEQREALEAFAEAGGDEIEVNEGFFEKIKRAF; encoded by the coding sequence ATGAGCGAGGATTTCTACGACGTGCTCGGTGTGAGCCCCGACGCCTCCACCGAGGAGATCAAGAAGGCCTACCGGGAGAAGGCCACGGAATACCACCCGGACGTCAGCGACGATCCCGACGCCGAGGAGAAGTTCAAGAAGATACAGAAGGCCAAGAAGGTCCTGACCGACGAGGAGAAGCGCAAGGCCTACGACCGGATGGGCCACGATCGCTACGAACAGGCCGAGAAACACGGCTTCGACGCCGGCGAAGGCGGCGCAGGTGGCATGGGCGGCGACCCCTTCGGCGGCATGGGCGGTGGCGGCATGGGCGGCGGCCTCGGCGATATCTTCGAGCAGGTCTTCGGCGGCGGCGCGGGCCGCGGCCGACGCCGCCAGCGCAAGGGCCAGGACCTCCGAACGGAACTCGAGATCGACCTGGAGGAAGCCTTCGAGGGCGTCGAGAAGCAGTTCACGATCGAGCGTCCCGAGGCCTGTGACGCGTGTAACGGCGAGGGCCATCCCCCGGACGCCGACTCCCGAACCTGTCCGGAGTGTCAGGGTCGCGGCCAGAAGCGCCAGGTCCAGCAGACGCCGCTCGGCCGGGTCCAGCAGACGACCACCTGTCGCCGCTGTGAAGGTGAGGGGACGATCTACTCCGAGACCTGCAGCGAGTGTCGCGGCGAAGGGTACGTCCGCAACGAGACGACCCTGACGGTGGAGGTGCCGGCCGGCATTCAGGACGGCCAGACCCTGCGGATGGAACGCGAGGGCGCGCCCAGCCCCGACGGCGGTCCGAAAGGCGACCTGCTGATCGACGTCTCGATCCGCGAACACGAGGAGTTCGAACGCGAGGGCGACGACCTGCGCTACCGCCTTCCCATCTCGTTCCCGCAGGCGACGTTCGGCGACACGGTCGAGGTCCCGACGCTCGACGGCGCGGCCGAGTTCGAGATCCCCGCGGGCACCCAGAGCGGCGAGACGTTCCGCCTCGAGGGCAAGGGGATGCCCCGCCTGCGCGGGCGTGGCCAGGGCGACCTCTACGTGCAGGTCCAGGTCGTCACCCCCGAGAGCCTGAACGAGGAACAGCGCGAGGCACTCGAGGCCTTCGCCGAGGCTGGCGGCGACGAGATCGAGGTCAACGAGGGATTCTTCGAGAAGATCAAGCGAGCGTTCTGA
- the dnaK gene encoding molecular chaperone DnaK → MASNKILGIDLGTTNSAFAVMEGGDPEIIANAEGERTTPSVVAFTEDDERLVGKPAKNQAVQNPERTIQSIKRHMGEDDYTVEIEGEEYTPEEISAMILQKIKRDAEEYLGDEVEKAVITVPAYFSDRQRQATKDAGEIAGFEVERIVNEPTAASMAYGLDDESDQTVLVYDLGGGTFDVSILDLGGGVYEVVATNGDNDLGGDDWDQAIIDWLAEEFEDEHGIDLREDRQALQRLKDAAEEAKIELSSRKETEINLPFITATDDGPIHLEKSLTRAKFESLTEDLIERTVEPTEQALEDAGYEKSDIDEVLLVGGSTRMPQVEEKVEELTGQQPQKNVNPDEAVALGAAIQGGVLGGEVDDIVLLDVTPLSLGIEVKGGLFERLIEKNTTIPTEESKIFTTAADNQTTVQVRVFQGEREIAEENELLGEFHLTGIPPAPAGTPQIEVTFSIDENGIVNVSAEDKGSGESEEITIEGGAGLSDDEIERLQQEAEEHAEEDQKRRERIEARNTAEATIQRAEKLLEENDEQVDDDLRETIEAAIEDLEETIDDDEADAEEIETATEELSQELQEIGKQVYQQAEGAAGAGGAAGGAAGGAAGAGPGGMGGMGGGPNPGPGAGAGAGAGAGAAGAEDDEEYVDADFEDVDFDEDDEE, encoded by the coding sequence ATGGCGAGCAACAAGATTCTCGGTATCGACCTCGGGACGACGAACAGCGCGTTCGCGGTGATGGAAGGCGGCGATCCGGAGATCATCGCCAACGCGGAAGGCGAACGAACGACCCCTTCCGTCGTCGCCTTCACCGAGGACGACGAACGACTCGTCGGGAAGCCGGCGAAGAACCAGGCCGTCCAGAACCCCGAGCGCACGATCCAGTCGATCAAGCGCCACATGGGGGAGGACGACTACACCGTCGAGATCGAGGGTGAGGAGTACACGCCCGAAGAGATCTCGGCGATGATCCTCCAGAAGATCAAACGCGACGCCGAGGAGTACCTCGGCGACGAGGTCGAGAAGGCCGTCATCACGGTCCCCGCCTACTTCTCGGACCGCCAGCGCCAGGCGACCAAGGACGCCGGCGAGATCGCCGGCTTCGAGGTCGAGCGCATCGTCAACGAGCCCACCGCCGCGTCGATGGCCTACGGGCTCGACGACGAGTCCGACCAGACCGTGCTCGTCTACGACCTCGGGGGTGGCACCTTCGACGTCTCCATCCTCGATCTCGGCGGCGGCGTCTACGAGGTCGTCGCCACGAACGGTGACAACGACCTCGGCGGCGACGACTGGGACCAGGCGATCATCGACTGGCTCGCCGAGGAGTTCGAGGACGAACACGGGATCGACCTCCGCGAGGACCGCCAGGCCCTCCAGCGGCTGAAAGACGCCGCCGAGGAGGCCAAGATCGAACTCTCCTCGCGCAAGGAGACCGAGATCAACCTGCCGTTCATCACCGCGACGGACGACGGCCCCATCCACCTCGAGAAGTCGCTCACCCGCGCGAAGTTCGAGTCACTGACCGAGGACCTCATCGAGCGGACCGTCGAACCGACCGAACAGGCCCTCGAGGACGCAGGCTACGAGAAGAGCGACATCGACGAGGTGCTGCTCGTCGGCGGTTCGACCCGGATGCCTCAGGTCGAGGAGAAGGTCGAGGAACTCACCGGGCAGCAGCCCCAGAAGAACGTCAACCCCGACGAGGCCGTCGCGCTGGGCGCGGCGATCCAGGGCGGCGTCCTCGGCGGCGAGGTCGACGACATCGTCCTGCTCGACGTCACCCCGCTCTCGCTCGGTATCGAGGTCAAGGGCGGACTCTTCGAGCGTCTGATCGAGAAGAACACGACGATCCCGACCGAGGAATCCAAGATCTTCACCACTGCGGCGGACAACCAGACCACCGTCCAGGTCCGGGTCTTCCAGGGTGAACGCGAGATCGCCGAGGAGAACGAACTGCTCGGCGAGTTCCACCTGACCGGCATCCCGCCGGCGCCCGCCGGGACGCCCCAGATCGAGGTCACGTTCTCGATCGACGAGAACGGGATCGTCAACGTCTCCGCCGAGGACAAAGGCTCCGGCGAGAGCGAGGAGATCACCATCGAGGGCGGTGCCGGCCTCTCGGACGACGAGATCGAGCGCCTGCAGCAGGAGGCCGAAGAGCACGCCGAGGAGGACCAGAAGCGCCGCGAGCGCATCGAGGCCCGCAACACGGCCGAGGCGACGATCCAGCGCGCCGAGAAACTCTTGGAGGAGAACGACGAGCAGGTCGACGACGACCTTCGCGAGACGATCGAGGCGGCCATCGAAGACCTCGAGGAGACGATCGACGACGACGAGGCCGACGCCGAGGAGATCGAGACGGCGACCGAGGAACTGAGCCAGGAACTCCAGGAGATCGGCAAGCAGGTCTACCAGCAGGCCGAGGGCGCAGCGGGCGCCGGCGGCGCTGCTGGCGGTGCCGCGGGCGGCGCTGCGGGTGCCGGCCCCGGCGGCATGGGCGGTATGGGCGGCGGCCCGAACCCCGGTCCGGGTGCCGGTGCCGGTGCCGGTGCAGGCGCCGGCGCCGCCGGTGCCGAGGACGACGAGGAGTACGTCGACGCCGACTTCGAGGACGTCGACTTCGACGAGGACGACGAGGAGTAA
- the grpE gene encoding nucleotide exchange factor GrpE — protein sequence MSEDEGTNHSAQGVPSEEESDDGETTVDERSTAGTETEPETEPDTADGESTTDDGAGDETEDASDESAPASESAEAEVESDFDSDSDSESESEPGPEDDHVPETSADVQRILDRVTEYDDELAHKVNSIVDQARDLSGTVSHQREELEDLSERVESQAETIGTLQEELEARERAIEERDEQLEEYEEEIEDLKSRLKRKQADFQNYKKRAKKRQQQIKDRATEDLVERLVDVRDNLKRALEEESGDAESLRDGVEMTLREFDRILEDENVTEVDPEPGDEVDPQRHEVMMKVDSDRPEGTVADVYTPGYEMGDKVIQHAQVTVSNGEQAEDEDGAEAEADEDADENADANAEAQSAADEADSGEDADGTPDGSDDSEGEAESDDAGDENDGEDEDDEAIELGGEVAGDAEADE from the coding sequence ATGAGCGAAGACGAGGGCACGAACCATTCGGCCCAGGGTGTCCCGTCAGAGGAGGAATCCGACGACGGCGAGACGACTGTCGACGAACGGTCGACTGCCGGAACCGAAACGGAGCCCGAAACCGAACCCGACACCGCAGACGGGGAATCGACGACCGACGACGGCGCGGGCGACGAAACGGAAGACGCGAGCGACGAGTCGGCCCCGGCGTCGGAGTCAGCCGAGGCGGAGGTGGAGTCCGACTTCGACTCCGATTCGGACTCCGAATCCGAATCCGAACCCGGACCCGAGGACGACCACGTCCCGGAAACCAGCGCCGACGTCCAGCGGATCCTCGACCGCGTCACCGAGTACGACGACGAACTCGCCCACAAGGTCAACTCGATCGTCGACCAGGCGCGGGACCTCTCTGGCACCGTTTCCCACCAGCGCGAGGAACTCGAGGACCTCTCCGAGCGCGTCGAGTCCCAGGCCGAGACGATCGGGACCCTCCAGGAGGAACTCGAGGCCCGCGAGCGGGCGATCGAGGAGCGCGACGAGCAACTCGAGGAGTACGAGGAGGAGATCGAGGACCTGAAGAGTCGCCTCAAGCGCAAGCAGGCCGACTTCCAGAATTACAAGAAGCGGGCCAAGAAGCGCCAACAGCAGATCAAAGACCGCGCGACCGAGGACCTGGTCGAACGGCTCGTCGACGTCCGGGACAACCTCAAGCGCGCCCTCGAGGAGGAGAGCGGCGACGCCGAGAGCCTGCGCGACGGCGTCGAGATGACCCTCCGGGAGTTCGACCGCATCCTCGAGGACGAGAACGTCACGGAGGTCGACCCCGAACCGGGCGACGAGGTCGACCCGCAGCGTCACGAAGTGATGATGAAAGTCGACAGCGACCGGCCCGAGGGGACGGTCGCCGACGTCTACACGCCGGGCTACGAGATGGGCGACAAGGTCATCCAGCACGCGCAGGTGACCGTTTCGAACGGAGAACAAGCGGAGGACGAAGACGGTGCGGAGGCCGAAGCCGACGAGGACGCGGATGAGAACGCGGACGCGAACGCGGAGGCCCAGTCTGCCGCCGACGAAGCCGACAGCGGCGAGGACGCGGACGGGACCCCCGATGGCTCCGACGACAGTGAGGGAGAGGCGGAGTCGGACGACGCTGGCGACGAAAACGACGGCGAGGACGAGGACGACGAAGCGATCGAACTCGGCGGCGAGGTCGCTGGGGACGCCGAGGCTGACGAGTAA
- a CDS encoding HalOD1 output domain-containing protein: protein MSDNLTRSDSNPTQSSDHSPAGNDVTEVVHDRFDASDDSVVVAVVETVATVVDRDPLEMPPLFESVDTEALETLVRSPPRDRDSRLEVTFSYLDCPVTVSARGDVVVEVPGR from the coding sequence ATGAGTGATAACCTGACTCGATCCGATTCCAACCCAACCCAGTCGTCCGACCACAGCCCCGCAGGGAACGACGTCACCGAGGTCGTCCACGACCGATTCGACGCGAGCGACGATTCGGTCGTCGTTGCCGTCGTCGAAACCGTCGCGACCGTCGTCGACCGCGATCCCCTCGAGATGCCGCCGCTGTTCGAGAGCGTCGACACCGAAGCCCTGGAAACGCTCGTACGTTCGCCACCCCGGGACCGGGATTCCCGGCTCGAGGTGACGTTTTCCTACCTGGACTGTCCCGTCACGGTCTCGGCTCGCGGCGACGTCGTGGTCGAAGTTCCCGGTCGGTAG